One Setaria viridis chromosome 5, Setaria_viridis_v4.0, whole genome shotgun sequence genomic region harbors:
- the LOC117858747 gene encoding V-type proton ATPase subunit c''2: protein MSSDSSSWARALVQISPYTFSAIGIAVSIGVSVLGAAWGIFITGSSLIGAAIKAPRITSKNLISVIFCEAVAIYGVIVAIILQTKLESVPSAQMYAPESLRAGYAIFASGLIVGFANLVCGVCVGIIGSSCALSDAQNSSLFVKILVIEIFGSALGLFGVIVGIIMSAQATWPAKA from the exons ATGTCGTCGGACTCGTCGTCGTGGGCGCGCGCCCTGGTGCAGATCTCGCCCTACACCTTCTCCGCCATCGGCATCGCCGTCTCCATCGGCGTCTCCGTCCTCGGCGCGGCATG GGGCATCTTCATCACGGGGAGCAGCCTCATCGGGGCCGCCATCAAGGCGCCCAGGATCACATCTAAGAACCTCATTAG TGTCATCTTCTGTGAGGCTGTCGCAATTTATGGTGTAATTGTGGCAATCATCCTCCAGACAAAGCTTGAAAGTGTGCCATCAGCTCAAATGTATGCTCCGGAGTCTCTTCGAGCAGGCTATGCAATCTTTGCTTCTGGCCTTATTGTTGGCTTTGCTAATCTTGTTTGCGG GGTATGTGTGGGGATAATTGGAAGCAGCTGCGCACTGTCTGATGCTCAGAACTCGTCACTCTTTGTAAAGATCTTGGTGATTGAGATCTTTGGCAGCGCCCTGGGACTGTTTGGAGTCATTGTGGGCATCATCATGTCAGCTCAAGCAACATGGCCAGCCAAAGCTTGA